The window gaccttggccccactggcactcgccacctgcttgcctttgtcataagacttcacgttatctcttcctccaggcgtatactcagtagtggcggatctcctggatcttcCGGTTAGTTGAgactcagccttgagggctaaattcctggcatcttgtacccgaaccaccatctgtgtgccaatacgatcctggatgttgtatctcaacccttctagatacctagaggtcttttggctttcagtttctgacaagttggcccttgccgaaagcctcaaAAACTcggaggtatactcatggacacttcgggtcccttgagagcatcccctgtaggagctgtaaatatactgctcataatccggcggtaagaaccgctccctcaacatcgccttcatccgtagccaagatcgaatcggatctctgccccctcttcttctctcttccctcatctgatcccaccaaactgatgcgccacccttcaagcgatacgccaccagccttactttcctctcatcaggaatcccagcatactcaaagaaacgttccacttctgataaccagtctaagaatccctctatatccagttcgcctccaaaagacggtaagtctatttttagcttaaaggcatcatctctatcaaagtttcctagacctgGGTATACTCTAGCAACCTCCACATGTCAgttgtcaacaggcccaacatccctcatagtcctaacggtatcatcattcccgataccctcaaagtcatcactatcactatcagcgttatgcacaaggacaaagttgggtcttcttacctcaggatccctaggacccgtttgtggaagctgttgtttagggactccttcctttctctgggttgatcctcccgcggttggtcggattagagccagaacctccagtttgaagttttctagggaggtggctagctccaggaaccgttggtcggtttgcctctgccgctcatggctggcttggatctgctccatgaggtgctccctcagctcctcatacctccggtcactggtttccatggaatcttgcggttgtcggggttgaaccattgccaaaagaagtttcgggtcaggaaacgatcggctctgataccaactgatacagattgaaaacgataaatgaaggttttaatcgtaaaccaacaaagaggttcttctctagctaaactagaaggagtgaatcccaataaacaaggtataaaccttaggttctcaaagagaatgatttttgattgattaaaagttggttcatccttacaaaatgagggtttaaatacatcctcctaatgataataaaagacaaggactacccctactagggtttcaataaggctatccgtaaaagggtaaaataggtgatacgccccgacaatcagtacaatggtacaggtacgggttgtcagggttgttggtgaattacttcgggaggaagtaaacctagagatctgcccagggtagatgttgatacgcctctttgtgtactcctagatccgccccgctcgtatgtcctggggatccgccctcctcgGTATAACCTCTGTGGGTttgatgtctgaggatccgccagagcaCGCGTGATCAGTGCtgccagttaggatgtccgcatcaacaTGTAATTTTATTAGGGGAAATGAAGTTTTTATTAACTATCTCCtaatataattcaaatcataaaaaagaaaacaatttcaTTTACCAATTTACCAATTAAGgatgataattttttgtgaaaaATTCAGTGAACCAAACTTTAATTTGTTCaaaatatatcaataaattaGGAAATAAAATCCATTTATTTGAAAGTCAATGGGGAATTTCAAATTTAGAGTTGTCAGAAATCCAAACGTAAATGGAAATGCAATAATCCCTCAAAAATGAAATTCAATATTTCAAAATCACTATGTCTTCTTCATCTGTATATAAATAGGCATACAAGAAAACCATTTTAACTAAGTTTTTTAACTTTATCTCTTGAATCCCTCAATTGAAAAAGCCATGGAATTCCATCTTCTTGCTTTGGCCACCATTATTATATCTTCTGCTGTATTTTCCATTGAAGCCAGCAAACAAGGTTTCAGCATTGAAATTATTAGCAGAGATTCCCCCAAATCTCCTTTCTACAATCCTGACGAAACTCCTACAACCCGAATTGCTAATGCTTTTCGTCGTTCAACGAATCGTGCTCGCCTTTTCAACTCGAGAACTTCTGATTCCATCTCACCTGAAACTGCAGAATCTGTAATTTCAGGTGGAGCAGGAGAATACCTGATGAATATTTCTGTAGGCACACCGAGTTTCGAAATCGTCGCCATTGCTGACACTGGCAGCGATCTTATTTGGACACAGTGTGAACCTTGTGACCAATGTTACAAGCAGGATGCTCCTCTTTTCGATCCGAGTCATTCTACAACGTACGGAGATATTTCCTGCAGTTCTAAAAAATGCTCAATCCTGAAAGAAACAGGATGTTCAGGTTCTGGTTCCGGCTCAGGTTCCGGGATTTGTCAATACCAATATAGCTATGGAGATTCATCTTCTACAGTTGGAAATCTTGCTGTAGATACTTTAACTTTGGGTTCGACGAATGGTCGTCCTGTTGCTATCACTAAAGCTCTGTTTGGTTGTGGTCATCAGAATTCAGGAACTTTCAGCCCTTCAGGTTCAGGAATTGTCGGACTTGGAGGCGGTCCGGTTTCACTGATTTCGCAGCTTGGTTCGACTATTTCTGGCAAGTTTTCTTACTGTTTAGTGCCTGCTACTTCCAGGGGGAAAAACACAAGCACATTGAATTTCGGAAGTAATGCGATTGTTTCAGGTTCAGGAGTCCAAACTACTCCATTAATTTCCAAGGATCCTGATACCTTTTATTTTCTTACATTGGAAGCAATAAGTGTTGGAACCAAACGAATTGAATTCGGGGGTTCGAGATTCGGAAAAACCTCAGGAAATATTATAATTGATTCAGGAACTACATTGACATTAGTTCCTCAGGATTTCTTTTCAGAATTGGCTTTGGAAGTCGAAAATCAGGTTACAGGAACCCGAGTAGATGATCCGTCAGGTTTTCTGAGTCTGTGTTATGAGAGCAATTCGAATCTGACTGTTCCAAAACTTACAGTACATTTCAAGGGTGCGGATATAGAATTGAAAGCTTTGAATACATTTGTTGAAGTTTCAGAATCGGTTATATGTTTTGCTTTTAATCCGATTGACTCAGGTGCCATATTTGGGAACCTGTCCCAGATGGATTTCTTGGTAGGGTATGACCTACAAGCAAAGACCGTATCCTTTAAGCCTACTGATTGTGCCAATTCTCCTTAGGTGCCCTAATTgtctaattttaattatttctttgctaataaagattttgtattttACGTTTTTTAGCTTAAATGATCACTTGTGTTTTGGGTTAATCACAGAATTAGTTTTAATTTGTTCTTGTTCTTACATCTTAATTACATCCTATATCCATTTTTAAGGTGTGGCTTATCAGACACTAGTTCAATATCCGTGCAATGGACGATGgtttaaatatatgaaaatgatTAAATAACTAAATTTTATCGTTAATAATTCACTATAAATTATTAAGAAAATGGTTAAAAAAGGTTTATGTGCTTTGCACGGGCTAGTTTGTatctaaatatattttaaatatagaagaaaaaaaaaattcatagaaTTTCAAAAGAAAGGGATGACGATGGGGTAAAGGAATGAAAGCATCCATCAGAGTGAAATTTGTGTGGCGTTCGACCACGAGTCCTTTCTTTAAAAAATCTATCGTGGTCGAACGCCACACAAATTTCACTCTAATAGATGCTTTCATTCCTTTACCCCACCGTCgtcctttttttagaatcaattttcttttctttttccttctatgtttaaaatatatttaaatacaAACTAGCCCGCACAAAGCACGATGatttaaatatatgaaaatgattaaataacttcttgaatatattatttttgtgctaatcttattttttttagctAACTCAAGCAACATGAATatgcatacatatatataagcaGCGGCGGATACGAGAGCTTGAGCCTCTCTGGCCGTCGGAACCACCATTGACCACGGATAGTTTCGGTCTCTGTCTCCACaaaatttgaggttgtggtgGTTATCTCCAAGAAATTTTGATGAGTGCTGAATTAACACCCTAAAATTGGTTCAGATCCCGTTAGGGcctttctaaatccaaaattttaatttttttggtatCTTAGACCcttcttaaatctaaatttctaaatatTGTGGTCTGTTAGGCCTTtcttaaattcaaatttctaaatttttttgacCTATTAGGCCTTCCCCTAAATCCGATTTTTCTATTAGATACAAAAAaatttttacatgttaagaattttaaacataatatagcttaattttgaaaagttttaaaATTGGTTCTTAACTATTCAGATTATACCAtgaaaaatatttgaataagttcgaattaacaaaaaaaaaattatacgtgCACGTATAAAATCGGTCCCCCAAAACAATCAATCATGTATTtgtcactatatatatatatataaatatatatatatatatatatatatatatatatatatatatatataaaagtaagaaaattaagaaaattaagaaagaagtttattttaattggtTTAAAGAGGGTGACAACTGAAACTAATCGATCCAACTTTTGAAAACCCgaagttgataaaaaaaaaaaaaagatgatgaAATCTCAGAGTATGGATCAGCGAATAAGAAAATTTGTTACTTACACATTGTTGAATTAGATGACTTTATTTtgatttatttcaataaaattgtaTCAATCGCATGTATATTGCATTATACTTCAAATTAGTGGCGGAGCCAAGAGTCAATGGTCTGTATGAAGAATTTTTTTCTCCAATAACGACTAAAGACTTTAATTCTAATTGAAATTGTGTTTATATACAAAAGCTGCTCCAAAATTTGTTTTCTTAGTATATTTTCACTAGTAATTACTTGAGTTGAAATCCAAAAAACTTTAGGTTAATATGACTATTAAATAATCAAACAACATTTTCAAAATAAGAGTATAATTGATATTAATTGGAAATTTTaggaataaatttatatattaaggttaaatttacattttttaaaaacattattGATCCTTCCACTTTAGTCATCGGCCTTCAAATGGCAGATCTGTAGGCTTGATATCCTCCCCACTAAATGGTATCCGTCTTGTACTAGTACATTCTCTTGCCACACAGCGCCTAGAATGTCTTAGTTCGTATTCTGAGGGTATAGGAACTATCACTTCAGAATCAGCCTCATCTACTAAATCCGCCATACCAACTTCAGTTGCACCATCTTCTGTTGCACCATCTTTTGCAACATCTTCATTCATGCGTGCCTATAAATCATACATAAGTCAGACACAAGATTAAAAGGAAAATGATTGTTTTAAATCTAAATACTTCCTGGTTAAAATCATGTGATCACAATGTAAAGTTTAAATGCAATTCATTGAACTTTATTTTCTGAAGGATGTGCAATATCAATTTTACAATAACATCCATATAGAAATACCACCTCTTATATATGTTTGACAATATTCACCTGTTACCTGTATGTTGTTGATAATAAATGCAAGCATCATATCAAATTCATGTCCAGAAAGCAAAAATCAAAACCTAAGCACCAAGTATCTGAAATTATTAGTGTAGGCATCTTTGTTGTTTCTTTCATAATAAGCTGAACTCTAAATTGTAAAGGTAAGGTACAAAAACAGTCAGCAATAGCTTTTTAGTTTACTTTTAATGAAGGGTAAGCCCATGCCAAAAGCCAAAGAGATTTACAGGTTTAAGAATTTGAAAACAGAGAAAGTAACATGTAAAGATGACCAGGACTAACACAAGAGACTTAatattggaaaataaaatatacatGTGATAACTTAATCAACTTGAAAACTGGATATTCAAGCAAAAACCCATATGTAATTAAGATAAAGAATATACTAGAAGAGATAGTCGAAATGCTCACACAAATAACTCTAATCATGCCTGCTCTGTACCATGACACATAAATTAGGAAGAATGCACAAAATTTGAACAAAATCAAGATAAAAGGCGAAAAGCCCATACGAAGTAATCACGTAAAACAATTGGATAGAGTTGTTATTAGCCAAAATTTCCCAACAATTTGGGATAGATTATACAAATCAATCACAATCCTAACCCGAAACCAATCAAATTAAAACCCATTGAAACAATAACATGGTTTTTTTCTCTTCACTTTCTCAACCAATAACAAgtgaaattaaatttataattatactgaCTTACCCCTTTGCATTTAAGCTTGTTATGCCTATATAACCCACACTTACTACACTTTTTCTTGTGTCCACTCCTTGACAATTTCTGCGGCTGGCTTTATCTGCCGTGCTCTGTAGATTCTCTTATCCTTCTCTTTTTGGGCTTGCCTGGCATTCTCACTATTGGTGGCGGCAGTATTGGTTCGAATTGATCAACATTCCAAAAATTCTCCCCTCTCACTGGCTGAAGTTTGTAACTGTAAGTTTTTTTGAAGGATGAAATGTGATAGAACATTGAAATCTCTTTTAAGGGATCCAACCTTTTGTGCCTCAATGCACATATTGCATGAGGGCAAGGGATGCCAGATAGCTCATACTCCTTACATGTGCATACCTTCTTATCCAACATCACAGCATGCCTATCCTGTCCTTCACTGACCTCATAGCCATCATCCCCATTCCACTCCACTCTGCACATCTGAGCAATCTCACTGTTTAAATTATACACCTTTATGCATTTAGGACTCCATTCTTTCTTCCAGTTTGAAGCTTCTTTAGCACAATCCTTTAGTTTTCCCATCACCTCAAGCCTAACTCCATCAAGTAGTCTGTAAATATACTTCTCTCTTTGTACCTTAATCCAAGCATTGAAGCTCTCAACATGATTTTTTTATGACGATCATGTCCTTACTCCTACCACTAAAGTACGCCCTACACCATCTCTGTGGGGGATAACTACTAAGATGTTTTGCTGCCTCCTTTGCAATGGACCCTAATGTATTTAGGTTGTCTTTGAATTCTTCAGGATAAGTACTCAAACTGCAAGCCCAAAACCACTTACTAAGCTCACCACTCCCCCATCTCTTACTCCAGTTGGCATGGATGTGCCTAGCACACCCTCTGTGCTCAGCATCTGGCAGTAATTTAGCAACAACAGGCAACAATCCCTTCATACAATAATAAAATACATTCATTAATATATGGTCATATCAAAATCAGCAGCAATTGTAAATAAACAAATGGAATTTGAACTTGATAATTACCTTTTTCATATCAGAAATCAATGTCAAATTTTCCCCTTTTCCAAGCTCCAGTTGCAGTATAAGATGTCGGAGGAACCATTCCCAACTCTATCCACAACAGCCCACACAATTGGGTAAAAATGGTCATCTGCATCCTTCCCACAAGCTACTAGAAGTACCCCTTTGCAAATACCTTTCAAGAAACACCCATCTAACCCAATGATAGGCCTACACCCTGCTTTCCACCCCCTTTTCAAAgcatcaaaacaaataaaaatcctCCAAAACACTCTCCTACCTTGTCTCAAAGCTTCCCTATTCAAGTCTACTTTCAAATATGACCCTGGTTTTGTTGTCATACATTCACTGGCATAGGCTTCTAAAGTGGCATACTCTTGCTTGTAACTGCTATCTAATTACTCCAATATCAACTGCCTAGCTCTTACACACTTAGCCTCAGACACATCAACTTTGAACATGCTTTTGGCATCCCTCCTCATGTCACCAGAACTATAAGATGGCCTATCCAACACCCTATCCATATATTTGGCAGCTAGCCACTTCATTTGTCGCTCTCTTATTTGCAAAAACCTTATTACACTCATGCGCATGGTTTATAGTCTTTACACTCATTGTAGGACCCCCACGATATTGGCTAACAAATAAATGAAATGGGCAATCAAAGCATCATACTCTAATCCTACTTTTATCACTCTTCATTATCTTAATATCATAGCCCCCAGTGACAACATAATCATTTATTGCATGCTTAGCCTCTTCTATGCCTCTAAAAGTCATGCCTATTCTAAAATATGGTCTCCCTTTCTCTAAATTATACTTTTCCCTTCTCCTAACTTCTTCAAGTTCCTGTTCCTCACCATCTACATCAGTATATTCCTCACTCTCTACATCAGCATCTTCCTCACTGACCTCATAATCTTCATCTTCACTATCATCATCACCATCTTCTTCTACATTACCCCCTCCACTTTGTACATTTTTATCTTGAACAACATTCCCTTCTACTTCCACATCACACCCTACATTAACTTCTACTTCCTCTACATTACCATCAACATTAACTTCTACTTCCTCCACATTACCCCCTACATTTCCTACATTACCTTCTACTTCCCCTACATTTCCTACATTCTCACATTCCACATTAATATCTCCTGCTTCTACTTCCCCTACATTTCCTACATCCTCACATTCCACATTAACATCTCCTGGTTCTACTTCCCCTACATTTCCTATATCCTCACATTCCACATTAACATCTCCTGGTTTTACTTCTCCTACATTTCCTACATCCATATGCTCCACATTAACATCTACCATATCCTCACAGTCTATATTACCCTCTTCCCCTATACCCATTGCCCCCTCACCATCAACACTATCATTCACACCATCCATCTCATTATACGGAAGAGCTAGTATATCATTAACAAGAATAGGCTCAGCTACCTTATGGGATGCATATATGTGAATGACATTGTTTTCCGGACTAATGCAAGATAAAAGCCTCCTAATGCTATGATCCCCATCTAATTCAAACACCCTACCAGACTTCAACAAACTACCAGGTTCTAGACATAGTATTTCACTGACATTATGAAACTTCAAATCATCACGATATAACCCCCTAAgctcaattaaatttaaaaagtcAGGATCAAAATTGTCTTTGATTACAAACGCCCCGTTTATATAATCTAGATGTGGATCATTGATCCATCTACCCCCAAAATGCAAATAAATCTTCACAAATACCATTGCCAAATTCTGCAACAACACAATATGCTCAAGTTCGACAACAACATTCTAAGCAATAACTCATAAGCAACAAATCATAAGCAATAACAGCAACAAAATTCTAAGCAATAACAGCAACAACTCATAAGACATAACAACAACACATGACAACAACAACATTCTCCTGTTCAAAGGATAATTCACAGAATATTCCATCAATCAAACAAAGAGGCAAATCCAAACAATAAGAACAAAATTCAGGATAAAAAATTCAGAAATTGACGATAAGAACAAAATTCAGGAAATTATGATGAGAACAAAATTATTCAGGATAACAAATAAAGAGATTGACGATAACAGATACATTTCGACAACATTCATAAACACATACCCATCAAACAACCCATACCCATATCCATAAAACGCGTACAGAAAACCCATACCCATACCCATATATCGATATTGCATGCCGTCGGCCCAAAAATCAAATTGATagaaagaagaagttgaagactTACCTTTCTGCGTTCTCCACTCCAAATCGATCTAAATTTCAATCGCGTGTTTCATCTCCCCATGTATCGCGTGTTTCATCTCCACATGCGTTCTCCACTCGTTAGAGAGTTAGTGATATTAGGGTTTTGCCCTTCGTTTTTCTCAATCCACAgcaagaagaggaggaagatcATACTTCAAtcgagagaaagaagaagacgaAGGGTTCTTTTTGTCTAGGTTCAGTGAACTGAAGGTCAAAATAAGAGAGAAATAAGCAATATTATCAtaaccggaccggacatcaaaccaTATTTATAactgggtcacgggtcacttggtcggatcggATGACTCGGATTGGTTggacataagacttggaacccaaaagagaaacggatgttaattaattgatggaagcccaactgagtccactaaggcccaataTATGGggtggggcgattttatgtatataaaatacataaacattaaatttgattttaaacaattctaattagattataattgtgaattaaattaattaaaggataaataagttaggagttttaattagattaaattgctcctattattatcctataaggttactattattatctttatatttaagatataattatagataataaataagaattatattccgaattaaattcttattcagtaacctaattctatctaactagggtttagatacaagagaatataaataccctcTATATGTGAATTTTCAAAATACACAGAGCAAActgggagagagaattttcgacccacACCAAAAGGACGAGACAAtctttttctctttatccttgatcttgtgttgattaattagagacaatctactttggttgttatatacggttgattctaacttgatcttcaattgttttgttttgtgcttgggaactcgaagtaagagttgtgggcacttcgtttgcaacggtagatagaacttctaaaaggtatttctttctatccatctttatatgaaataacgattaacggatcttgggttaatggaaataggttaaaatttttatatttccgatgccaaacgttagcctattttccctTTCAGAGCCGAGCTAACCAACCAGGCATGCGAGGCGTGCTCGCCAAGACGCGAGGCGTAACCGACTCCCTTGCCGAAGAATTGTCCAAGAGATCAATGACGTGGGGCGCGTCTCCaagtacgcgaggcgtggaacCAGGGTCCGAAGTAAAGACTGTCTAGGAAGccgactacgcggggcgtaccaccaggGACGCCTCGCGTGAAGTCCATCAATGAGGCTCACCAAGATCAGAGGCtccagtacgcggggcgtgaatccGAAATGCCACGCGTGAAGTGCTCGTCGAAGACTCTCCAACCTCAGTGGCTcagtcacgcggggcgtaccaaggcccacgcggggcgtgtcctgcctgaagaatacttcctccccaagttcttacCATTGGGGGACCAATCCTGCTCTTGGTTAATTACTGTTTTACCATCACCCAATATTTACTAGGTTGCCATTATTTCTTTCCCTTCCCATCCTACCCCTTATCCTATGTTTTGTTAGAAACCCTATTCAAAGGCTTTTAGTCTTTTCCCCCTTATTTTATTGGAGTATATAAGCTCCTTTATTTGTAATGAAACCTAACTTttatgaatattatattttgaagcctccattggagcaaggattTCATcatttgggtttattcaacctttaagtttagcttgagaagtttgtaatctttgtgagtttacaattaaaactctcagtcgatttcacgctacatcagttggtatcagagccgagtcgttttccttcccggagacttcttctcggagatggttcaaccacgtatcacaaacGAAGCCACCGGATCCATGGAGCAACGAGTTGAGACACTAGAAGGCAACGTGAAGCATATAACGGAGTCTTTAAGAGCGTTAAAGGAGAAGCACGACACGAGTACCCGAGATATACGTCTCATCCTCGAAGAACTCACAATAACAACCCGCAATACTCAAGCTCTTCTAACCGGAGAGCCTCACCGGCGGTAAGAAGAACAAGCCCTCCTCTTCTTGACCGACAATCGACACCGCCACCAAGGAGAACTTATGCACCCCAAACCTTGGACCCTCAGGTTCAAGAGGTAAGACGGACTAATG is drawn from Euphorbia lathyris chromosome 9, ddEupLath1.1, whole genome shotgun sequence and contains these coding sequences:
- the LOC136206662 gene encoding aspartic proteinase CDR1-like, whose protein sequence is MEFHLLALATIIISSAVFSIEASKQGFSIEIISRDSPKSPFYNPDETPTTRIANAFRRSTNRARLFNSRTSDSISPETAESVISGGAGEYLMNISVGTPSFEIVAIADTGSDLIWTQCEPCDQCYKQDAPLFDPSHSTTYGDISCSSKKCSILKETGCSGSGSGSGSGICQYQYSYGDSSSTVGNLAVDTLTLGSTNGRPVAITKALFGCGHQNSGTFSPSGSGIVGLGGGPVSLISQLGSTISGKFSYCLVPATSRGKNTSTLNFGSNAIVSGSGVQTTPLISKDPDTFYFLTLEAISVGTKRIEFGGSRFGKTSGNIIIDSGTTLTLVPQDFFSELALEVENQVTGTRVDDPSGFLSLCYESNSNLTVPKLTVHFKGADIELKALNTFVEVSESVICFAFNPIDSGAIFGNLSQMDFLVGYDLQAKTVSFKPTDCANSP